One region of Heliomicrobium undosum genomic DNA includes:
- the gmd gene encoding GDP-mannose 4,6-dehydratase: MDKIALITGITGQDGAYLAEFLLNKGYIVHGIKRRSSLINTDRIDHLYRDPHEPDGRFFMHYGDLTDSTNLIRIIQSIQPDEIYNLAAQSHVQVSFETPEYTANADAIGTLRLLEAIRLLGLTKKTRFYQASTSELYGKVQEIPQRETTPFYPRSPYAAAKLYAYWITVNYREAYDMFACNGILFNHESPIRGETFVTRKITRGVARIKLGMQQKLYLGNLDAKRDWGFAGDYVQAMWMMLQQEKPDDFVIATGEAHSVREFVEKAMAHAGIEIEWQGCGVEEVGVDRADGRVLVEIDRRYFRPTEVEFLLGDPAKAREKLGWAPKVSFPELVRMMVEEDLKLAEQELLCRNHGYNVQVSHD, encoded by the coding sequence ATGGATAAAATCGCGTTGATCACAGGCATCACCGGACAAGACGGGGCCTATCTCGCCGAGTTCTTGCTGAACAAGGGCTATATTGTTCATGGGATCAAGCGCCGCTCATCACTGATCAACACCGACCGGATCGATCATCTCTATCGCGATCCTCATGAGCCCGATGGGCGGTTTTTCATGCATTACGGGGATCTGACCGATTCGACCAACCTGATCCGGATCATTCAGAGCATCCAGCCGGATGAGATCTACAACCTGGCTGCCCAGAGCCATGTGCAGGTTTCCTTCGAGACGCCTGAGTACACGGCAAACGCCGACGCCATCGGCACATTGCGCCTGCTGGAGGCGATCCGGCTGCTGGGGCTGACGAAAAAAACCCGCTTCTACCAGGCGTCGACGAGCGAACTCTATGGAAAGGTGCAGGAGATCCCGCAACGGGAGACGACGCCTTTTTACCCGCGCAGCCCTTATGCGGCGGCAAAGCTCTACGCCTACTGGATCACGGTCAATTACCGGGAAGCCTACGATATGTTCGCCTGCAACGGGATCCTTTTCAACCATGAATCGCCTATCCGCGGGGAGACCTTCGTCACCCGGAAGATCACCCGAGGGGTGGCGCGGATCAAGCTGGGGATGCAGCAGAAACTGTATCTAGGCAATCTCGACGCGAAGCGGGACTGGGGATTTGCCGGCGATTATGTGCAGGCCATGTGGATGATGCTGCAGCAGGAAAAGCCCGATGATTTCGTCATCGCCACCGGTGAAGCCCACAGTGTCCGTGAGTTTGTAGAAAAAGCCATGGCCCATGCGGGGATCGAGATCGAGTGGCAGGGTTGCGGCGTCGAGGAGGTCGGCGTAGACCGAGCCGATGGCCGTGTGCTGGTGGAGATTGACCGCCGGTATTTTCGGCCGACAGAGGTGGAATTTCTCTTGGGCGATCCGGCAAAGGCGAGGGAGAAGCTCGGTTGGGCGCCGAAGGTGTCTTTTCCCGAACTGGTGCGGATGATGGTGGAGGAAGATCTGAAGCTGGCGGAACAGGAGTTGCTCTGCCGGAATCATGGGTATAACGTGCAAGTCAGTCATGACTGA
- a CDS encoding glycosyltransferase, whose product MRILAIGNFSREYMAIPWGEPLRRHRRFDSVVVDAVPLLAAGGNDRSYCLQYIYSLIRNDSFDYVLFLTEPLLHHEFPDEFFQALRKAAIPLVAVHTDDEPEFWYERNRPFDHRFDIIASHSKAATERRQQAGWGERALFAPWCYNPEHIFRMENRQKKYDLVFIGKYKKLGVTSILEEDGLIREQSLVRLYHFCQEQGFRFRVFGYGWDKHPLLKEVYGGMVTLPEMVEVYNQAKVVFNPSWAADGDFSIPQNKLRLYEAAGCGAFQLTNYSQALLESFREDEEIAFFRSDDELLHKVLYFLDHGEEREAIAEAGYRRALRDHSTWRRLDSLVDALVKLAPPKRNGTIARKRIATVLAGAGAVGAAKAAKVNKVAEAAKIFEATPVDDWFSFERIEEISVKDRAALKSYDYVHVIAGDFRRVDVDVDYECLQTSLTGDGEAKALTVRSIVQAPGSDPNFVQVENYNFNGFILKADRPKQGHELEAEAQLHKCLPALDWGGERLFPASLIVAGEFLDRWIDGLQGKRPLATGDLPLTHTYRIVNRFFIKQGMESLLSRQFILFERLFSSLARQKKTVLLYGARGDLIAPVMAYMGKHGIRLLGFIDKALAGQSVQGVPVYGREDLERLNPDLILITAIHSGPEIRKSLCEYESRYGVLPLYDLDDPAWEAGF is encoded by the coding sequence TTGCGGATTCTCGCTATCGGCAACTTCAGCAGAGAGTATATGGCGATCCCCTGGGGGGAGCCGCTACGCCGGCATCGGCGCTTTGACAGCGTCGTCGTGGACGCCGTGCCGCTGCTGGCGGCGGGCGGCAACGACCGCTCCTACTGCCTGCAGTATATCTATTCCCTGATTCGCAACGACAGCTTTGATTATGTCCTTTTCCTCACCGAACCGTTGCTGCATCATGAGTTTCCTGACGAGTTTTTTCAGGCCCTGCGCAAGGCGGCGATCCCCCTCGTCGCCGTTCATACCGACGATGAACCGGAGTTCTGGTATGAGCGCAATCGTCCTTTCGATCATCGCTTCGACATCATCGCCAGCCATTCGAAAGCGGCGACAGAGCGGAGGCAGCAGGCCGGCTGGGGGGAGCGGGCTCTTTTTGCGCCATGGTGCTATAACCCGGAGCATATCTTCCGGATGGAGAACCGGCAGAAAAAATACGACCTGGTCTTCATCGGCAAGTACAAAAAGCTGGGCGTGACGAGCATCCTCGAAGAAGACGGCCTGATCCGGGAGCAGTCGCTCGTCCGCCTCTATCATTTCTGTCAGGAACAGGGGTTCCGTTTTCGAGTATTCGGCTACGGCTGGGACAAGCATCCCTTGCTGAAGGAAGTCTACGGCGGGATGGTTACGCTGCCGGAGATGGTGGAGGTCTACAACCAGGCCAAGGTCGTCTTCAATCCCAGTTGGGCGGCAGACGGCGACTTCTCCATTCCCCAGAACAAGCTCCGCCTCTATGAGGCCGCTGGCTGCGGCGCCTTTCAACTGACCAATTACAGCCAGGCGCTCCTGGAATCGTTCCGGGAGGACGAGGAGATCGCCTTTTTCCGCAGTGACGATGAACTGCTCCATAAAGTGCTCTACTTCCTCGACCATGGGGAGGAGCGGGAAGCCATCGCCGAGGCGGGATACCGCCGCGCCCTGCGGGACCATTCGACATGGCGCCGCCTGGACAGCCTGGTCGATGCCCTGGTGAAACTCGCCCCGCCGAAGCGAAACGGGACGATCGCCCGCAAGCGCATCGCCACGGTACTGGCGGGAGCGGGGGCGGTAGGGGCCGCGAAGGCGGCAAAGGTCAACAAGGTTGCAGAGGCGGCAAAGATTTTTGAGGCAACCCCGGTGGACGACTGGTTCTCCTTTGAACGCATCGAGGAGATCAGCGTGAAGGACCGGGCGGCCTTGAAAAGCTATGATTATGTCCATGTCATCGCCGGCGATTTTAGGCGCGTTGATGTGGATGTCGATTATGAATGCCTGCAAACCAGCCTGACCGGGGATGGCGAGGCCAAGGCGCTGACGGTGCGCTCTATCGTCCAGGCGCCTGGCAGCGATCCGAACTTCGTGCAGGTGGAGAACTACAATTTCAACGGCTTTATTCTCAAGGCTGATCGTCCGAAACAGGGCCATGAATTGGAAGCAGAGGCGCAGCTTCACAAATGCCTGCCGGCCCTTGATTGGGGCGGTGAACGGCTGTTCCCGGCTAGCCTGATCGTCGCCGGCGAGTTCCTCGACCGCTGGATCGACGGTTTGCAAGGCAAGCGGCCCTTGGCGACGGGTGATTTGCCGTTGACCCACACCTACCGGATCGTCAACCGGTTTTTCATCAAGCAGGGAATGGAGTCTCTCCTGTCCCGCCAGTTTATCCTCTTTGAGCGGCTCTTCTCCAGCCTGGCGCGGCAAAAAAAGACGGTCCTGCTCTATGGCGCCCGCGGCGATCTGATTGCGCCGGTCATGGCCTATATGGGCAAGCATGGGATCCGGCTGCTCGGTTTTATCGATAAAGCGCTTGCCGGCCAAAGCGTCCAGGGCGTCCCCGTTTACGGCCGGGAAGACCTGGAGCGGTTGAATCCGGACCTGATCCTAATAACGGCCATCCATTCGGGACCGGAGATCCGCAAGAGTTTGTGTGAATATGAAAGCCGCTACGGCGTCCTTCCTCTCTACGACCTGGACGATCCGGCCTGGGAAGCCGGATTTTAA
- a CDS encoding methyltransferase domain-containing protein, which translates to MSKDDLRRWSYHAHGAHYREYAIGEMREHAQSWLDFDTVGSWYDWRMYRHLDPLLQSDRQACWLTVGDGRYGLDAHYIVKRGGKAVASDISGDLLEQGRQMGLITDYVAQNAEKMTFADDSFDYVFCKESYHHFPRPMLALYEMLRVARKAVVLIEPLDPVIPEPLLSSRRIDREDRRFPKLSARARRIQQQERSQRNSFETMGNYVYTLSAREIEKVAIGMGLPAVAIKPFHNCYLRGIEYEKKSRSSKLLRRLRGKNLLRNIISRFGLLPYPMASMILFKEAPRDETLRELREKGYQVTPMPESPLLGIVKALPRLQGKRVVIFGAGSFGQQMLGILKLFQVDAQAFIDNDPTKRGVTVMGIPIEEPASLGRGDYVFIASTWGEAIREQLTGLGFTEEDVTLCRLWD; encoded by the coding sequence TTGAGTAAGGACGATTTGCGCCGGTGGAGTTATCACGCCCATGGTGCCCATTACCGGGAATACGCTATCGGCGAGATGCGCGAACACGCCCAAAGCTGGCTGGACTTCGATACGGTCGGTTCTTGGTACGACTGGCGCATGTACCGCCATCTCGATCCCTTGTTGCAGTCTGACCGGCAGGCCTGCTGGCTGACTGTCGGAGATGGCCGGTACGGACTTGATGCCCACTATATTGTCAAGCGCGGCGGAAAGGCTGTCGCCAGCGACATCTCAGGCGATCTGCTGGAGCAAGGCAGGCAGATGGGCCTGATCACCGACTACGTGGCGCAAAACGCTGAAAAAATGACCTTTGCTGATGACAGCTTCGATTATGTCTTCTGCAAGGAGTCTTATCATCATTTCCCCAGGCCGATGCTGGCGCTCTATGAGATGCTCCGGGTGGCGCGAAAAGCGGTCGTCCTGATCGAACCGCTCGATCCCGTCATCCCCGAGCCTCTTTTGTCTTCCAGGCGGATCGACAGAGAAGACCGCCGGTTCCCGAAACTGTCTGCCCGGGCGAGACGGATCCAGCAACAGGAACGGAGCCAAAGAAACAGCTTCGAGACGATGGGGAATTACGTCTACACCCTGTCAGCGCGCGAGATTGAGAAAGTCGCCATCGGGATGGGACTCCCGGCGGTAGCGATAAAGCCCTTTCACAACTGTTATCTGCGGGGGATCGAATACGAAAAAAAATCCCGCTCTTCCAAGCTCCTTCGCCGGTTGCGAGGGAAGAACCTCCTCCGAAACATCATTAGCCGCTTCGGCCTGTTGCCATACCCGATGGCGTCGATGATCCTCTTCAAGGAAGCGCCTCGCGATGAAACCTTGAGGGAATTGCGGGAGAAAGGCTATCAGGTGACCCCGATGCCGGAGAGTCCGCTCCTCGGCATCGTCAAAGCCTTGCCCCGGCTGCAAGGGAAGCGGGTCGTCATCTTCGGGGCAGGCTCCTTCGGACAGCAGATGCTTGGCATATTGAAGCTGTTCCAGGTCGATGCGCAGGCCTTTATCGATAACGACCCGACCAAGCGGGGCGTAACCGTCATGGGAATTCCCATCGAAGAGCCGGCTTCCCTCGGTCGGGGCGATTATGTGTTTATCGCTTCCACTTGGGGAGAGGCGATTCGAGAACAACTGACAGGCTTGGGTTTTACGGAAGAGGACGTTACGCTATGCCGGTTGTGGGATTAA
- a CDS encoding glycosyltransferase — MKKRLSIIHINTHDLEGGAAKVAWRLAEGQSASGHDAVMLVGHKNSSSDLATPFPIDIDHSLRDRRRQEGLLDYELRGSHRLVDNPVFRRADVIHLHNLHGGYFNPFSLPLISQEKPVLWSLHDLQAFTGHCAFSYECERWRTGCGDCRDLNSYPRVEKDATARLWADKREIYARSDMTLVALCQWQKSLMEASILGDKPIELIYNGIDTQVYRPFDKGAVRRRYGIPQDRLVIGCVAKGGSFGDPRKGGPYVEAAIKALRSHLPNLFFVNIGGDAASKETDLNTGHIGDEGEMARLLSAMDMYIFTSLAEICPLVIIEAMACGVPVVSFATGGIPEQVRDGVDGFIVEYKDLDGLIKRMKELAERPDLRRSFSRSSRERAVAAFDHKIAESRYEQLYYRSLEAFQAKRTRVASGGKGWGPEAPSVLLLYRSGENAPEASPTLESLRKQSYPNKTVVAIGNGDVDVSRFDADLVCVVEEGYLADRYWLEMMVDGYDGEDALFCGLRPLKQEGTRFYADIYPIQACDGRLIVYEWLPACVIVKKEHASFLVQGPAGLTGQRGWKTRCVGAGLLALSLDRYMAALLDKHQGKELWVYGAGAHTVYLFAQVRRLEERVTALIDRDPANQGKRMGKASVMGPEALPLLAEKDATVLLSSASYESEIYDRLMEMGLPPRQVQRIYYPLGASCR, encoded by the coding sequence TTGAAAAAGCGCCTTTCGATCATACATATCAATACCCATGATCTGGAGGGCGGCGCGGCCAAAGTCGCCTGGCGGCTGGCTGAGGGCCAGTCGGCGTCCGGCCATGACGCTGTCATGCTGGTGGGCCATAAAAACAGCAGTTCCGACTTGGCGACGCCTTTTCCGATCGATATCGACCACAGCCTCCGGGATCGACGCCGGCAGGAGGGGTTGCTCGACTATGAGTTGCGTGGCAGCCACCGTCTGGTCGACAACCCGGTCTTCCGGCGGGCCGATGTGATCCACCTGCACAATCTGCACGGCGGCTACTTCAATCCCTTTTCCCTGCCTTTGATCAGCCAAGAGAAACCGGTACTCTGGTCGCTCCACGATCTGCAGGCCTTTACGGGCCATTGCGCCTTTTCCTATGAATGCGAACGCTGGCGGACCGGCTGCGGAGACTGCCGCGATTTAAATAGCTACCCGAGGGTGGAGAAGGACGCCACTGCCCGGCTCTGGGCGGACAAGCGGGAGATCTATGCCCGAAGCGACATGACCCTGGTGGCTTTATGCCAGTGGCAGAAAAGCCTGATGGAAGCGAGCATCCTCGGCGACAAGCCGATTGAATTGATTTATAACGGCATCGATACACAGGTCTACCGGCCTTTTGATAAAGGGGCGGTCCGTCGACGCTACGGCATCCCCCAGGACCGGCTGGTCATCGGTTGTGTCGCCAAGGGCGGCTCTTTTGGCGACCCCCGCAAAGGCGGTCCTTATGTGGAAGCAGCCATCAAAGCGCTCCGTTCCCACCTGCCGAATCTCTTTTTCGTGAATATCGGCGGTGACGCGGCGTCGAAGGAGACCGACCTGAATACAGGGCATATCGGTGATGAAGGGGAGATGGCCAGGCTCTTGTCGGCCATGGATATGTACATCTTTACCTCTCTGGCCGAGATATGCCCGCTTGTCATCATTGAAGCGATGGCTTGCGGCGTCCCGGTCGTCTCCTTTGCCACCGGCGGCATCCCTGAGCAGGTGCGCGACGGGGTGGACGGCTTCATCGTCGAGTATAAGGATCTCGACGGATTGATCAAGCGTATGAAGGAACTGGCGGAAAGACCAGACCTGCGCCGCTCCTTCTCCCGGAGCAGCCGGGAACGCGCTGTCGCCGCTTTTGATCATAAAATCGCTGAATCCCGCTATGAACAACTCTATTACCGCTCGCTGGAGGCTTTTCAAGCGAAACGAACAAGGGTCGCTTCCGGGGGAAAAGGATGGGGGCCCGAGGCGCCCTCGGTTCTCCTCTTATATAGAAGCGGCGAAAACGCGCCTGAGGCGTCGCCGACGCTGGAGAGCCTGCGGAAACAGAGCTACCCGAACAAGACCGTCGTGGCGATAGGCAACGGGGATGTCGATGTCAGCCGCTTTGACGCCGATCTGGTCTGTGTCGTCGAAGAGGGGTATCTGGCAGACCGGTATTGGCTCGAAATGATGGTGGACGGGTATGACGGAGAAGACGCCCTCTTTTGCGGTCTTCGTCCCTTAAAACAAGAGGGGACTCGTTTTTACGCTGACATTTATCCCATACAAGCCTGTGATGGCCGGTTGATCGTCTATGAGTGGCTGCCCGCCTGCGTGATCGTGAAAAAGGAGCATGCATCGTTCCTGGTCCAAGGGCCGGCGGGCCTGACGGGACAGCGGGGATGGAAGACAAGGTGTGTCGGCGCCGGGCTGCTGGCGCTGTCCCTGGACCGGTACATGGCCGCGCTCCTCGATAAGCATCAGGGAAAAGAACTGTGGGTCTACGGCGCCGGCGCCCACACGGTTTACCTCTTCGCCCAGGTGAGGCGCTTGGAGGAACGGGTGACGGCGCTGATCGACAGGGATCCGGCCAACCAGGGCAAGCGGATGGGCAAGGCGTCGGTCATGGGACCGGAGGCGTTGCCCCTTCTGGCGGAAAAAGACGCCACTGTCCTTCTCTCTTCGGCGTCCTATGAAAGTGAGATTTATGACCGTCTGATGGAAATGGGATTGCCTCCCCGGCAGGTTCAACGCATCTATTATCCGTTGGGCGCTTCCTGCCGCTGA
- a CDS encoding GDP-L-fucose synthase family protein, which produces MAGFFDQRRVVVTGGAGFLGSFVVDKLRERGCREIITPRSKDYDLTRGEAVRALYEDCRPHVVIHLAAIVGGIGANRLNPGKYFYDNLMMGVQMMEEGRQRGLEKFVAIGTICSYPKHCPVPFREEDLWNGYPEETNAPYGLAKKMMLVQSQAYRKQYGFNSIFLLPVNLYGPRDNFDLETSHVIPALIRKFMEAKAKGQSSVEVWGDGSPSREFLYVEDAAEGILLATEHYDESEPVNLGTGQEIRIRDLVNMVAAMTGFSGEIIWDTSKPNGQPRRMLDTQRARERFGFVAATPFEVGLKRTIDWYQQSIQGSGTGD; this is translated from the coding sequence ATGGCCGGTTTTTTCGACCAACGGCGGGTAGTGGTGACTGGCGGCGCCGGTTTTCTGGGGAGTTTCGTCGTCGATAAGCTGCGGGAACGGGGGTGCCGGGAGATCATCACGCCTCGCAGCAAGGATTATGACCTGACACGGGGAGAGGCGGTGCGCGCCCTCTACGAGGACTGCCGGCCCCATGTCGTCATCCACCTGGCGGCGATCGTCGGCGGGATCGGCGCCAACCGGTTGAACCCAGGCAAGTACTTTTATGACAACTTGATGATGGGTGTGCAGATGATGGAGGAGGGGCGCCAGCGAGGACTGGAGAAGTTTGTGGCCATCGGCACGATTTGCTCCTACCCGAAGCACTGCCCCGTTCCTTTTCGAGAAGAGGACCTTTGGAACGGCTATCCGGAGGAGACGAACGCCCCTTACGGGTTGGCCAAGAAAATGATGCTCGTCCAGAGCCAGGCCTACCGCAAACAATACGGCTTCAACTCCATCTTTTTGCTGCCTGTCAACCTGTACGGCCCCAGGGATAACTTTGACCTGGAGACTTCCCATGTGATCCCGGCCTTGATCCGTAAGTTTATGGAAGCCAAGGCGAAGGGCCAATCGAGCGTAGAGGTTTGGGGAGACGGATCGCCGTCGCGGGAATTTCTCTATGTGGAAGACGCGGCCGAAGGGATACTGCTCGCAACGGAACACTACGATGAATCGGAGCCGGTCAACCTCGGAACGGGACAGGAGATCCGGATCCGCGATCTGGTCAACATGGTTGCGGCCATGACCGGTTTTTCCGGGGAGATCATCTGGGACACAAGCAAACCAAACGGCCAGCCGCGCCGCATGCTTGATACGCAAAGGGCGAGAGAGCGCTTTGGCTTTGTGGCGGCTACGCCCTTTGAGGTGGGGCTGAAACGCACCATCGACTGGTATCAGCAGTCGATACAAGGTTCCGGGACAGGGGATTGA